GAGGCAAAGAAAGTAACGGACAGATTTGGAATAAAGCTAAAAATGTTTAATACCTCCACTGAATATCTTAAGATGTTAAAAAGCCCTAAATATGGCTATGGAAGAAATCTAAATCCTTGTATTGACTGTAGAATCTTAATGAACAAAAAAACTAAAGAGTACATGGGAAAGATAGGCGCATCATTTGTAATTAC
The sequence above is drawn from the bacterium genome and encodes:
- a CDS encoding 7-cyano-7-deazaguanine synthase encodes the protein MKMKAIALLSGGLDSTLAIKIILEQGIEVEAVNFFTPFCQCNRRSGCGGHEAKKVTDRFGIKLKMFNTSTEYLKMLKSPKYGYGRNLNPCIDCRILMNKKTKEYMGKIGASFVIT